In the Natronobacterium texcoconense genome, one interval contains:
- a CDS encoding peroxidase-related enzyme (This protein belongs to a clade of uncharacterized proteins related to peroxidases such as the alkylhydroperoxidase AhpD.), with protein sequence MGNADDDSGADEPVVQPALEDDAMTRFPAPDFETLPEDLQERIADETEDAGFTPNVFSAFAYKPSHFRAFFQYHDALVEDTALEREEVEMIVVAVSGVNHCYYCNVAHGALARIYADAPKLADQLVANYRTADVNDAHRTMLDVAVKLTERPTEIEEEDLEKLREAGFSEEAIWDIAAVTAFFNLSNRMAMFADMRPNDEFHTIGR encoded by the coding sequence ATGGGAAACGCCGACGACGATTCCGGCGCGGATGAACCGGTCGTGCAGCCAGCACTCGAGGACGACGCGATGACTCGCTTTCCCGCCCCCGACTTCGAAACACTCCCCGAGGACCTCCAGGAGCGGATCGCGGACGAGACCGAGGACGCAGGATTCACGCCGAACGTGTTCTCGGCGTTCGCGTACAAACCGTCGCACTTCCGGGCGTTCTTCCAGTACCACGACGCTCTGGTCGAGGACACCGCGCTCGAGCGCGAGGAGGTCGAGATGATCGTCGTCGCGGTTTCGGGTGTCAACCACTGTTACTACTGTAACGTCGCTCACGGTGCGCTCGCTCGGATCTACGCAGACGCGCCAAAACTGGCGGACCAGCTTGTCGCGAACTACCGGACCGCGGACGTCAACGACGCCCACCGGACGATGCTGGACGTCGCGGTGAAACTCACTGAACGACCGACGGAAATCGAGGAGGAAGACCTCGAGAAACTGCGCGAGGCCGGCTTCAGCGAGGAAGCGATCTGGGACATCGCCGCGGTGACGGCCTTCTTCAACCTGAGCAACCGGATGGCGATGTTCGCGGACATGCGACCGAACGACGAGTTCCACACGATCGGTCGATAG
- a CDS encoding GIY-YIG nuclease family protein — MGGTYVLVVDVSRSSTIEVGALGEREFAAGTYAYVGSAFGPGGFARVDRHRELARGDRDARHWHVDYLLGHPATTLETVVRFPDEDRECELAGRLPGEPVDTFGASDCDCSAHLLETPDGDADALLEGAREAGGVLESDLL, encoded by the coding sequence ATGGGCGGTACCTACGTTCTCGTCGTCGACGTGAGTCGCAGTTCGACTATCGAGGTCGGCGCACTCGGTGAACGCGAGTTCGCCGCCGGAACCTACGCCTACGTCGGCAGTGCGTTCGGTCCGGGTGGGTTCGCCCGCGTCGATCGCCACCGGGAACTCGCACGCGGCGACCGCGACGCCAGACACTGGCACGTCGATTACCTGCTCGGCCATCCGGCGACGACCCTCGAGACCGTTGTCCGGTTCCCCGACGAGGACCGCGAGTGCGAACTGGCTGGCCGACTCCCCGGTGAGCCGGTCGACACGTTCGGAGCATCGGACTGTGACTGTTCGGCCCATCTGCTCGAGACGCCGGACGGTGACGCCGATGCACTGCTCGAGGGGGCCCGGGAAGCGGGCGGCGTTCTCGAGTCCGATCTCCTCTAA
- a CDS encoding MBL fold metallo-hydrolase has protein sequence MDRITLGNDEFEGRNNAYVLEDDDALALVDTGVAMADVRSDLEEGLADRGYEFADVDDIVLTHYHVDHAGLAGEIQAESGATVYVHEADVPLVEQDPDAFEARERRHREFLEQWGVPEDAREELFSFLDLFEEIEGEPVDATPIADGDALEVGGRTLEAVHAPGHAAGLCCFEIDDGDEAFVGDAVLPVYTPNVGGADVRVDRPLEKYLKTLRTIADRDYDRVWPGHRAPIEEPTDRALTILEHHRERTAKILDVLEEHGPADPWTVSARLFGDLEGIHVIHGPGEAYAHLDHLYHEGVVGCEDDEYCLRTKPADVDLESLFPTATWPETAE, from the coding sequence ATGGACCGTATCACGTTGGGCAACGACGAGTTCGAGGGGCGCAACAACGCCTACGTGCTCGAGGACGACGACGCGCTCGCGCTGGTGGACACCGGAGTCGCGATGGCGGACGTGCGATCGGACCTCGAGGAAGGACTCGCCGACCGCGGCTACGAGTTCGCGGACGTCGACGATATCGTTCTCACCCACTACCACGTCGACCACGCCGGCCTCGCGGGCGAGATCCAGGCAGAGAGCGGCGCCACCGTCTACGTCCACGAGGCCGACGTCCCGCTGGTCGAGCAGGATCCCGACGCGTTCGAGGCACGCGAACGCCGACACCGTGAGTTCCTCGAGCAGTGGGGCGTCCCCGAGGACGCCAGGGAGGAGCTGTTCTCCTTCCTCGACCTCTTCGAGGAGATCGAAGGCGAACCCGTCGACGCCACGCCGATCGCGGACGGCGACGCCCTCGAGGTCGGCGGCCGAACCCTCGAGGCGGTACACGCACCCGGTCACGCTGCGGGCCTGTGCTGTTTCGAGATCGACGACGGCGACGAGGCGTTCGTTGGCGACGCCGTCCTCCCTGTCTACACGCCGAACGTCGGGGGTGCGGACGTCCGGGTCGATCGCCCACTCGAAAAGTACCTCAAGACGCTACGGACCATCGCCGACCGTGACTACGACCGGGTCTGGCCGGGCCACCGCGCCCCGATCGAGGAACCGACCGACCGTGCCCTGACGATCCTCGAGCACCACCGCGAGCGCACGGCGAAGATCCTCGACGTCCTCGAGGAGCACGGACCGGCCGATCCCTGGACCGTCAGCGCCCGCCTGTTCGGTGACCTCGAGGGAATCCACGTCATCCACGGCCCCGGTGAAGCGTACGCCCATCTGGATCACCTGTACCACGAGGGTGTCGTCGGATGCGAGGACGACGAGTACTGTCTTCGAACGAAGCCAGCGGACGTCGACCTCGAGAGCCTATTTCCGACTGCGACGTGGCCTGAAACGGCAGAGTAA
- a CDS encoding gamma-glutamyltransferase family protein, which produces MVPTLDRREFLLGSGGIGVAAVTGDVRPEANATRADDPSDDAVAVVSQHGLATDAGLEILEQGGTAADAAVAVACTLSVVEPWFSSALGGGTWALYYEAESEEVTSVDGVGPVGSDATVADYEDRAGDYGMHQSVVPGAWDGWMLWLEEYGELDLEAVLSPAITIAREGYPASPGMVDWLERRVDRIEERTDAAEIYMPDGELVEEGETVSQQDMADTFEALADAYDDERDEGRSEAIQAARDYFYRGSIAEDIVEFSDEQDGYLTLPDFEEFEAEIVDPVSIEYDEGLEVYQNPPNSQGITQLLALNVLKEYDLEGIDPDSADAVHVQAEAIKLAFADRYHHVGDPDRVDVPVADLLDEEYAAEQRDRIEMDEAMEWPIDSGLEETDADHTTTFHVVDADGNGAAVTTSLGAQFQVIGDTGIHLNNRMRMLALEEDDPNRLTPGYKVRHTSNPYLATRDGDPYVLGGNTGVDTQPQGQTQQFVTVAEFGLGAQEAIDSPRFETTAFPSTQYPYDVGNTLEMEREFPDEVVDELEQRGHDVDVGGSYGTANMIVVGEDGTLEVGAESRSEVADGSVVQLDD; this is translated from the coding sequence ATGGTCCCGACGCTCGATCGACGGGAGTTTCTCCTCGGCAGCGGTGGAATCGGAGTTGCGGCCGTAACTGGCGACGTTCGTCCGGAAGCGAACGCGACTCGAGCGGACGACCCGAGCGACGACGCCGTCGCCGTCGTCTCGCAACACGGCCTCGCGACCGACGCGGGCCTCGAGATCCTCGAGCAGGGTGGCACGGCCGCCGACGCCGCGGTCGCGGTCGCCTGTACGCTGTCGGTGGTCGAACCCTGGTTCTCCTCGGCGCTGGGTGGCGGTACCTGGGCGCTGTACTACGAGGCCGAGTCGGAGGAGGTGACGAGCGTCGACGGCGTGGGTCCCGTCGGCTCCGATGCAACGGTAGCAGACTACGAGGACCGCGCCGGCGACTACGGAATGCACCAGTCGGTCGTGCCGGGTGCCTGGGACGGCTGGATGCTGTGGCTCGAGGAGTACGGCGAACTCGACCTCGAGGCGGTCCTTTCCCCGGCGATAACGATCGCACGGGAGGGGTATCCCGCCAGTCCGGGAATGGTAGACTGGCTCGAGCGCCGGGTCGATCGGATCGAGGAGCGGACTGACGCGGCCGAGATCTACATGCCCGACGGCGAACTCGTCGAGGAGGGCGAGACGGTCTCCCAGCAGGACATGGCCGACACGTTCGAGGCGCTGGCCGACGCCTACGACGACGAACGTGACGAGGGACGAAGCGAGGCGATTCAGGCCGCCAGGGACTACTTCTACCGTGGTTCGATCGCCGAGGACATCGTCGAGTTCTCCGACGAACAGGACGGCTACCTCACGCTCCCGGACTTCGAGGAGTTCGAGGCCGAGATCGTCGATCCGGTCTCGATCGAGTACGACGAGGGTCTCGAGGTGTACCAGAACCCGCCGAACAGCCAGGGGATCACGCAGTTGCTCGCGCTGAACGTCCTCAAAGAGTACGACCTCGAGGGGATCGACCCCGACAGCGCCGACGCCGTCCACGTCCAGGCGGAGGCGATCAAACTCGCGTTCGCGGATCGATATCACCACGTCGGCGATCCGGACCGGGTCGACGTCCCAGTCGCTGACCTGCTGGACGAGGAGTACGCGGCGGAGCAACGCGACCGGATCGAGATGGACGAAGCGATGGAGTGGCCGATCGACTCCGGCCTTGAAGAGACCGACGCCGACCACACAACGACCTTCCACGTCGTCGATGCCGACGGGAACGGGGCCGCAGTGACCACCAGCCTCGGCGCGCAGTTCCAGGTGATCGGCGACACCGGGATCCACCTCAACAACCGGATGCGGATGCTCGCGCTCGAGGAGGACGATCCCAACCGACTGACGCCTGGCTACAAGGTCCGGCACACCTCGAATCCCTATCTGGCGACCCGCGACGGCGATCCCTACGTGCTGGGCGGCAACACCGGCGTCGACACGCAACCGCAGGGACAGACCCAGCAGTTCGTCACCGTCGCCGAGTTCGGTCTCGGTGCCCAGGAAGCGATCGACAGCCCTCGCTTCGAGACGACCGCGTTCCCGTCGACGCAGTACCCCTACGACGTCGGCAACACTCTCGAGATGGAACGCGAATTCCCGGACGAGGTCGTCGACGAACTCGAGCAGCGAGGCCACGACGTCGACGTCGGCGGGTCGTACGGGACGGCGAATATGATCGTCGTCGGCGAGGACGGCACCCTCGAGGTCGGCGCGGAGTCGCGGAGCGAGGTGGCCGACGGAAGCGTGGTGCAACTGGACGACTGA
- the gatB gene encoding Asp-tRNA(Asn)/Glu-tRNA(Gln) amidotransferase subunit GatB gives MTAQTVQQGDLVTVIGLEVHVQLETDTKIFCGCSTEPTDEPNENVCPVCLGLPGALPVLNEGAVEAAVKIGKAIDADIPEETRFHRKNYYYPDLPKNFQITQYDEPICQEGELEVSVEGDRRTVTIERAHLEEDPGSLQHVGGGGGIDSAEYTLVNYNRAGTPLMEIVTAPDFRSPDEVRAFLAELEEVLEYLGVFEAERDGSLRIDANLSIIPEEDIESDDVTEIGEEALESANRTEVKNISSHKGAQKALAYEETRQKNAIQRGRAVEQETRHWDESRGITVSMRSKEEEKDYRYFEEADLPPLQVSGWKEEIAIPELPRARRERFQEEYGLSEEAASKLTSTKQVADFYEDVASEFDPDLAATWVADNLLGELNYRDMEITELEGRLEEVTRLVELVAEDEITAKNARETVLRSMLDDGKGPDEIVEEEDLGKTDEGEVEEAVLEAIDENPDAVSDYESGDDGAINFLVGQVMQKTGGSADPGDVNQLLRAELE, from the coding sequence ATGACTGCCCAGACCGTCCAGCAGGGCGACCTCGTGACCGTCATCGGCCTCGAGGTCCACGTCCAGCTGGAGACCGACACGAAGATCTTCTGTGGCTGTTCGACCGAGCCGACCGACGAACCGAACGAGAACGTCTGCCCGGTCTGTCTCGGCCTGCCCGGTGCCCTTCCCGTCCTCAACGAGGGCGCAGTCGAGGCGGCCGTCAAGATCGGCAAGGCGATCGACGCCGACATTCCCGAGGAGACGCGGTTCCACCGGAAGAACTACTACTACCCCGACCTCCCGAAGAACTTCCAGATCACCCAGTACGACGAACCGATCTGTCAGGAGGGCGAACTCGAGGTCTCCGTCGAAGGCGACCGACGCACCGTCACGATCGAACGCGCCCACCTGGAGGAAGACCCCGGTAGCCTCCAGCACGTCGGCGGCGGTGGCGGTATCGATTCCGCCGAGTACACGCTCGTCAACTACAACCGCGCCGGCACGCCGCTGATGGAGATCGTCACCGCACCGGACTTCCGCAGCCCCGACGAGGTGCGAGCCTTCCTCGCGGAACTCGAGGAAGTGCTCGAGTACCTGGGCGTCTTCGAGGCCGAACGCGACGGCAGCCTGCGTATCGACGCCAACCTCTCGATCATCCCCGAGGAAGATATCGAGAGCGACGACGTCACCGAGATCGGTGAAGAAGCACTCGAGAGCGCGAACCGGACGGAGGTCAAGAACATCTCGAGTCACAAGGGCGCTCAGAAGGCCCTCGCGTACGAGGAGACGCGCCAGAAGAACGCCATCCAGCGCGGTCGGGCGGTCGAGCAGGAGACCCGCCACTGGGACGAGTCCCGCGGGATCACGGTCTCGATGCGCTCGAAGGAAGAGGAGAAGGACTACCGCTACTTCGAGGAGGCCGACCTCCCGCCGCTGCAGGTCTCGGGCTGGAAAGAAGAGATCGCGATTCCGGAACTCCCGCGTGCCCGTCGCGAGCGGTTCCAGGAAGAGTACGGCCTGAGCGAGGAGGCGGCCTCGAAGCTGACCTCGACCAAGCAGGTCGCGGACTTCTACGAGGACGTCGCCAGCGAGTTCGACCCCGACCTCGCGGCGACGTGGGTCGCGGACAACCTGCTGGGCGAACTCAACTACCGCGACATGGAGATCACCGAACTCGAGGGCCGACTCGAGGAGGTCACCCGCCTCGTGGAACTCGTCGCGGAAGACGAGATCACGGCGAAAAACGCCCGTGAGACGGTCCTGCGGTCGATGCTCGACGACGGCAAGGGGCCAGACGAGATCGTCGAGGAGGAAGACCTGGGCAAGACCGACGAGGGCGAGGTCGAGGAAGCCGTCCTCGAGGCGATCGACGAGAACCCCGACGCCGTCTCCGACTACGAGTCGGGCGACGACGGCGCGATCAACTTCCTCGTCGGCCAGGTGATGCAAAAGACCGGCGGCAGTGCAGATCCGGGCGACGTGAACCAGTTGCTGCGGGCGGAACTCGAATAG
- a CDS encoding L-lactate permease — protein sequence MASVVELAAAALPLVLTAVLIVGLLWPATRAMPLAWIAALLVGYLVWANPVDFLVGASIVGVMTALEILWIVFGALVLLYTLMQAGAFDRINRGFAAVSDDRRVQIVLLAFFLATFIEGAAGFGTPAAVVAPLLLALGFPALAAVIAALIGHIIAVTYGAVGTPIIVGIETPLSDYEGVITGESGMTVTEYSMEVAAWAATYHSLVGFVMPLFAVGMVVYFFSEERSIKPALEVVPLCLFAGIAFVIPYWTSAWFLTAEFPALIGSMVGGAVTVAALRAGYFLPESEWEFPPREEWPRHWVGTIEPGSDGEINAHGTGDRSSMSLVRAWSPYVFLVVLLVITRVSDQISEFLVEGLLIPIETNLGEFTVGFVLAWDEILGYEALEAGIEWVNVPGFWLLVSALVAIPIFGMSGQQVKAAWREAGEKIVSPFIALVFVIAMVQVMINAGSYPGATLEESMIEVLAIATADVTGAAYPTIAALIGGLGAAMTGSNTVSNITFSGFQFTAAQELGLPTQIIVGAQAVGGAMGNLVAIHNIVAALATVGLVGQEGRVIRLNLIPLAYYAIGVGIVATIFSYVAFTGVF from the coding sequence ATGGCTAGTGTCGTCGAACTCGCGGCTGCGGCGCTCCCCCTCGTTCTCACCGCCGTTCTGATCGTCGGCCTGCTGTGGCCGGCGACACGGGCGATGCCGCTCGCGTGGATCGCAGCCCTGCTCGTCGGCTACCTCGTGTGGGCGAATCCGGTCGACTTCCTCGTCGGTGCCTCGATCGTCGGCGTGATGACGGCACTCGAGATCCTCTGGATCGTCTTCGGCGCACTCGTGTTGCTGTACACGCTGATGCAGGCCGGCGCGTTCGATCGGATAAACCGGGGCTTCGCGGCGGTCTCGGACGATCGGCGCGTCCAGATCGTCCTGCTGGCGTTTTTCCTCGCGACGTTCATCGAGGGGGCGGCCGGGTTCGGGACGCCGGCGGCCGTCGTCGCGCCGCTGTTGCTCGCGCTCGGGTTCCCGGCGCTCGCTGCGGTGATCGCGGCGCTGATCGGCCACATCATCGCCGTCACCTACGGCGCGGTCGGAACCCCGATCATCGTCGGGATCGAGACGCCGCTGAGCGACTACGAGGGCGTCATCACCGGTGAGAGTGGAATGACAGTTACGGAGTACTCGATGGAGGTCGCTGCCTGGGCCGCGACCTACCACTCGCTGGTCGGGTTCGTGATGCCGCTGTTCGCCGTCGGCATGGTCGTCTACTTCTTCAGCGAGGAGCGATCGATCAAACCGGCACTCGAGGTTGTGCCGCTGTGTCTGTTCGCCGGCATCGCGTTCGTGATCCCCTACTGGACGTCGGCGTGGTTCCTCACGGCCGAGTTCCCCGCGCTCATCGGTTCGATGGTCGGCGGGGCGGTGACGGTCGCCGCGTTGCGGGCCGGCTATTTCCTCCCCGAGAGCGAGTGGGAGTTCCCACCCCGCGAGGAGTGGCCGCGACACTGGGTCGGGACGATCGAACCCGGCAGCGACGGGGAGATCAACGCACACGGCACCGGCGATCGGTCGTCGATGTCGCTGGTTCGTGCCTGGTCCCCGTACGTCTTCCTCGTCGTCTTGCTGGTCATCACGCGAGTTTCCGACCAGATCAGTGAGTTTCTGGTCGAAGGCCTGCTGATCCCGATCGAAACTAACCTCGGCGAGTTCACCGTCGGCTTCGTGCTCGCCTGGGACGAAATTCTGGGGTACGAGGCACTCGAGGCGGGCATCGAGTGGGTCAACGTTCCCGGCTTCTGGCTGCTCGTGAGCGCGCTCGTCGCCATCCCGATTTTCGGAATGAGCGGCCAGCAGGTGAAAGCCGCCTGGCGCGAAGCCGGTGAGAAGATCGTCTCGCCGTTTATCGCGCTCGTGTTCGTCATCGCGATGGTCCAGGTGATGATCAACGCCGGATCGTATCCGGGTGCGACACTCGAGGAGAGCATGATCGAGGTGCTGGCGATCGCGACGGCCGACGTCACCGGCGCTGCGTATCCGACCATCGCGGCCCTGATCGGCGGCCTCGGCGCCGCGATGACCGGCTCGAACACCGTCTCGAACATCACGTTCAGCGGGTTCCAGTTCACGGCCGCACAGGAACTGGGACTGCCGACCCAGATCATCGTCGGTGCGCAGGCCGTCGGCGGCGCGATGGGGAACCTCGTTGCGATTCACAACATCGTCGCCGCGCTCGCGACCGTCGGTCTGGTCGGACAGGAGGGCCGGGTGATCCGGCTGAACCTGATTCCGCTCGCCTACTACGCGATTGGCGTCGGTATCGTCGCAACGATATTCAGCTACGTGGCCTTCACCGGGGTCTTCTAG
- a CDS encoding alanyl-tRNA editing protein, whose translation MTELRYLPDADDVTTFTATVTETSTNSVFLDGTYFYPEGGGQPADRGVLEWNGGVADVTDVKKDHGEVRHDVDLREGKLPPEGTTVEGRIDERRRRRLSRMHTAQHVVSRVVLDEYDAGTAGNQIHPDRSRIDFEPASFDEDDLEYIERRTNEAIERDFPVVKENRPRATVEESVDEGRALLDLIPDSVDPLRVVEVEEFDMCPCGGTHVSSLGEIGRVEITDHASKGKDTDRIEFELADSV comes from the coding sequence GTGACCGAGCTTCGATACCTTCCGGACGCCGACGACGTGACGACGTTTACGGCTACCGTCACCGAAACGAGCACGAACAGCGTGTTCCTCGACGGGACGTACTTCTATCCTGAGGGCGGCGGACAGCCGGCAGATCGGGGCGTCCTCGAGTGGAACGGCGGCGTTGCCGACGTGACGGACGTGAAGAAAGATCACGGCGAGGTTCGCCACGACGTCGACCTCCGGGAGGGGAAACTCCCACCCGAGGGAACGACAGTCGAGGGTCGAATCGACGAACGGCGTCGCCGGCGGCTGAGTCGGATGCACACCGCCCAGCACGTCGTCTCCCGCGTCGTGCTCGACGAGTACGACGCCGGCACCGCCGGGAATCAGATCCATCCAGACCGGTCGCGCATCGACTTCGAGCCCGCGTCGTTCGACGAGGACGATCTCGAGTACATCGAGCGTCGCACCAACGAGGCCATCGAGCGGGATTTCCCGGTCGTCAAGGAGAACCGGCCGCGAGCGACCGTCGAGGAGTCGGTCGACGAAGGGCGTGCGCTGCTCGATCTGATTCCCGACTCCGTGGATCCGCTTCGAGTCGTCGAGGTGGAGGAATTCGACATGTGTCCGTGCGGTGGCACGCACGTGTCCAGTCTGGGCGAAATCGGTCGCGTGGAGATCACCGATCACGCGTCGAAAGGCAAAGACACGGATCGAATCGAGTTCGAACTCGCGGACAGTGTGTAA
- a CDS encoding bacteriorhodopsin, whose protein sequence is MKPTGLLAATTRDIVLQAPETQREIFEFVFEDTLLALSFVANIALAGLTILFIVAMARGVTDPRTKLIVVATMLISVVSISSYTGLASGLTLSFIEMPAGHPLAGEEVLTMWGRYLTWTFSTPFILIVLGMIAGSNLTKIGTTCAMTIAMCVTGLAAALTTSSYLMRWWWFVLSSTFFLVIVYVILVDWTREAERTGTSDLFTKLKLLTVVGWFGYPILWALGVEGFALLEVWMTSWGYSVLDVITKYIVTVLIVLYVVDEPETITAGADYGSTLKGVGAPADD, encoded by the coding sequence ATGAAACCGACCGGATTACTGGCAGCAACTACACGGGACATCGTCCTGCAAGCACCGGAGACGCAGCGAGAAATCTTCGAGTTCGTATTCGAAGACACGTTACTCGCGCTCTCGTTCGTAGCGAACATCGCCCTCGCAGGGCTGACGATCCTCTTCATCGTCGCGATGGCCCGAGGAGTGACCGATCCGCGCACGAAACTGATCGTCGTCGCGACGATGCTGATCTCGGTCGTCTCGATCTCGAGTTACACCGGGCTCGCGTCGGGGCTGACGTTGAGTTTCATCGAGATGCCCGCAGGTCACCCGCTCGCGGGCGAGGAGGTTCTCACGATGTGGGGTCGGTACCTCACCTGGACGTTCTCCACGCCGTTCATCCTGATCGTGCTCGGGATGATCGCCGGCTCGAACCTGACGAAGATCGGGACCACCTGTGCGATGACGATCGCGATGTGCGTCACCGGCCTGGCGGCCGCGCTGACCACCTCGTCGTACCTCATGCGCTGGTGGTGGTTCGTGCTCAGTTCGACGTTCTTCCTGGTGATCGTCTACGTCATCCTGGTCGACTGGACTCGCGAGGCCGAGCGGACCGGCACCTCGGACCTGTTCACGAAGCTGAAGCTCCTCACCGTCGTCGGCTGGTTCGGTTACCCGATCCTCTGGGCGCTCGGCGTCGAGGGGTTCGCCCTGCTCGAGGTCTGGATGACCTCCTGGGGCTACAGCGTGCTGGACGTCATCACCAAGTACATCGTCACCGTGTTGATCGTGCTGTACGTCGTCGACGAACCGGAGACGATCACTGCCGGCGCCGACTACGGTTCCACGCTGAAAGGCGTCGGTGCGCCCGCGGACGACTGA
- a CDS encoding AMP-binding protein — MTGNTALEDVDEIVHEPSDEFVESTNVYEFMQAYGIDDYEGLIERTTTDLEGVEASGVDWFWDELVDYLDIEFYEEHDDVRDNSEGPQFTDWYPGAELNIAHNTLDRHAAVDEERRNKVATIWESEDGDVREVTYHELHRQSNKVANALEERSIGTGDTVGLYMPMVPEVVSILYGCFKVGAIAVPIFSGFGVDAAATRIEDSECSVLFTGDGFLRRDDPIYLKGSADDAIEQAGYVEETIVFDRLGASDEGSEHEIPWNDDRDEWWAEAVETQDDEYETKSLDSSQESMLLYSSGTTGKPKGIVHTHAGVQVQCAKELYFGFDLKPADRFFWVSDIGWMMGPWTLIGTHTFGGTVFMYEGAPDHPEPDRFWEMIDRHKLTQFGISPTAIRALRKHGDEWLEGHDLSSLRLLGSTGEPWDPESWRWFYENVGGGEAPIINISGGTEICGCFLMPMPTEPLKPCTLGGPGLGMDIDVVDRSGESIKEDHERGYLVAKDSCPSMTKSLWSGDERYLNEYWSTFEDMWNHGDWAQKDEDGFWFLHGRADDALNVAGRKVGPAEVEGALIDHETVNQAAAIGAPDDTTGTAVVTYVILEDGHEESDDLREELRAQVGEELGKPFRPREVLFVDEFPKTQSGKIIRRAIEGIYTGEELGDMSSIENPEALDELKEAR; from the coding sequence ATGACGGGGAACACCGCACTCGAGGACGTAGACGAGATCGTCCACGAACCGAGCGACGAGTTCGTGGAGTCGACGAACGTCTACGAGTTCATGCAGGCGTACGGCATCGACGACTACGAGGGACTCATCGAGCGGACGACGACCGACCTCGAGGGGGTCGAGGCGTCGGGCGTCGACTGGTTCTGGGACGAACTGGTCGACTACCTCGACATCGAGTTCTACGAGGAGCACGACGATGTCCGCGATAACAGCGAGGGGCCGCAGTTCACCGACTGGTACCCTGGCGCCGAACTCAACATCGCCCACAACACCCTCGACCGGCACGCCGCAGTCGACGAGGAACGCCGCAACAAGGTCGCGACCATCTGGGAGAGCGAGGACGGCGACGTCCGCGAGGTGACCTACCACGAACTCCACCGCCAGTCGAACAAGGTCGCGAACGCACTCGAGGAACGCAGCATCGGGACGGGCGACACGGTCGGGCTCTACATGCCGATGGTGCCCGAGGTCGTCTCGATCCTCTATGGCTGTTTCAAGGTGGGTGCGATCGCCGTTCCGATCTTCTCCGGGTTCGGCGTCGACGCCGCCGCAACCAGAATCGAGGACTCGGAGTGTTCGGTGCTGTTCACGGGCGACGGCTTCCTCCGACGAGACGACCCGATCTACCTCAAGGGGTCGGCCGACGACGCGATCGAACAGGCCGGCTACGTCGAGGAGACGATCGTCTTCGATCGGCTAGGGGCGAGCGACGAGGGCAGCGAACACGAGATTCCCTGGAACGACGACCGCGACGAGTGGTGGGCAGAGGCCGTCGAGACCCAGGACGACGAGTACGAGACGAAGTCACTGGACTCGAGCCAGGAGTCGATGCTCCTCTATTCCTCGGGGACGACGGGCAAGCCGAAAGGCATCGTCCACACCCACGCGGGCGTGCAGGTCCAGTGTGCCAAGGAACTGTACTTCGGCTTCGATCTGAAGCCCGCCGACCGGTTCTTCTGGGTCTCGGACATCGGCTGGATGATGGGCCCGTGGACGCTGATCGGGACTCACACCTTCGGCGGCACCGTCTTCATGTACGAGGGCGCGCCGGACCACCCCGAACCCGACCGGTTCTGGGAGATGATCGACCGGCACAAACTGACCCAGTTTGGCATCTCGCCGACCGCGATCCGCGCACTGCGCAAGCACGGGGACGAGTGGCTCGAGGGCCACGACCTCTCCTCCCTTCGGCTCCTTGGCTCGACCGGCGAACCCTGGGACCCCGAGTCCTGGCGGTGGTTCTACGAGAACGTCGGAGGCGGCGAAGCGCCGATCATCAACATCTCCGGCGGGACCGAGATCTGTGGCTGTTTCCTGATGCCGATGCCGACCGAACCCCTGAAACCCTGTACGCTCGGCGGGCCAGGACTCGGCATGGACATCGACGTCGTCGACCGCAGCGGCGAGTCGATCAAGGAAGATCACGAACGCGGCTACCTCGTCGCGAAGGACTCCTGCCCGTCGATGACGAAGTCGCTGTGGTCGGGCGACGAACGCTATCTGAACGAGTACTGGTCGACCTTCGAAGACATGTGGAACCACGGCGACTGGGCCCAGAAGGACGAGGACGGGTTCTGGTTCCTCCACGGCCGCGCCGACGACGCGCTCAACGTCGCCGGCCGCAAGGTCGGGCCCGCCGAGGTCGAAGGCGCGCTCATCGACCACGAGACCGTCAACCAGGCCGCCGCCATCGGCGCACCCGACGACACTACCGGTACCGCGGTCGTCACCTACGTCATCCTCGAGGACGGCCACGAGGAGAGCGACGACCTCCGCGAGGAACTGCGCGCCCAGGTCGGCGAGGAACTGGGCAAGCCGTTCCGTCCGCGCGAGGTGCTGTTCGTCGACGAGTTCCCCAAGACCCAGTCGGGCAAAATTATTCGCCGGGCCATCGAGGGCATCTACACCGGCGAAGAACTCGGCGACATGAGCAGCATCGAGAACCCCGAAGCGCTCGACGAGCTTAAAGAAGCACGATAG